Part of the Paenibacillus guangzhouensis genome is shown below.
GTAAAGTGAAGTCCTACTTGGGACTTGCAATGCGTGCAGGGAAGCTGATCACGGGTGATGAAATCGTGCTCAAGGCGGTCCGTGCAGGCGGGGCTCATCTCGTTATTGTCGCAGGCGACGCTTCAGAGAACACCAAGAAGAAATTTCGCGACAAATGTCATACGTACAACGTGCCGCTTGCGATCGGGTTCGATCGGGGAACTTTGGGAGAATGCATTGGTAAAGCCGAACGCGTCGTTCTAGCCGTGACAGACCCAGGTTTTTTTCGAATGATCAGTAAGGAAATGTTGATATTGTCGGAGGTGGAGTATATTGAGTAAACAAGACAACAAAGATAATAAAGATAAGCTAAGAGTATATGAGTATGCGAAGTCTTTAAATATGAGCAGTAAAGAAATTATTACGATCATGAAACGGCTCGATATCCCTGTGAATAACCATATGAGCGTGATGGAGAATGATACCGTCAGTCGTGTGGAACAATTCTTCCGGGATATTAAGGCGAATGCAGCAGCGAAGCGTTCGGGCTCTGACAAAGGTCAAGTGAGTAGCCCATCGAACCCTCCTGCTGCTGTGCAACAAGGGAATGGTTCAACTTCACAGACGTCTAAACCAAGCGAGATGGCTACTATCTCTGCGAAGCCAAGTCATGTGAAGCCCCAAGGTCAGCGGGAAGGTGGTAATACCGTTACCCAATCCAAGCCAGCTGGTCAACAGCAGCCGAACCGTCATGGTCAATCAACAAATCCATCGCGTGATGGACGTGATCAGCATAAACCTCGCCAACCTGAGAAGCAGGGGAATCATCAAATGAATAACAATTCAAAAAATCAGGATCAGCGCAGGACAATGGGGAACCCTAACGGAACAAGCAATGGAAAAGCAAATTCCGGGCAACGACCAGGCCAAGGTAGACCATTCCAAGGAAATACAAGTAATAATTCACAAGCTACGAGACCACAAAATCATGGGAATCAGGCACAAGCTCCCAATAAATTCAATGGAAACTCTGGCAAACAAGTGGATGAGGGAGAGGAATTCGTGTCAGTAACTAAACCAGCATCAGCACCAAAGAAAACGAAGCCAAATCAAAAGCGCTTCGATGATAACAAAGTCAGCAATTTCAAAGGAAATCAAGGCGGTGGCTATAACAACCGTGGCGGAAGAAATCAACGCGGTAGAGGCCAACAGCCTGTTCAAGAAAAACGTGAGAAAATCGATAACACGCCGAAGAAAATCATTGTACGCGGCAATATGACGGTTGGGGAAACCGCTAAATTGCTTCATAAGGATGCTTCTGAGGTGATCAAGAAATTAATTTTCTTGGGTGTTATGGCTACCATTAACCAGGAGCTTGACCTGGATACAATCCAATTGCTTGCCTCAGAGTTTAAGGTCGAAGTGGAGATCAAGATCCCAGTTGAAGAAGACCGTTTTGAAGATGTAGAAGAAGTCGATGATGAGGCGGATTTGAAAACTCGTCCTCCAGTTGTTACGATCATGGGTCACGTTGACCACGGTAAAACAACGTTGCTTGATGCGATTCGTTCGACGAACGTAACAAGTGGAGAAGCAGGCGGAATCACGCAGCATATCGGTGCATACCAAGTTGAAACCAACGGTAAGAAAATTACGTTCCTGGATACACCGGGTCACGAAGCGTTTACAACGATGCGTGCGCGTGGTGCTGAAGTAACGGATATTACAATTATCGTAGTTGCAGCGGATGACGGTGTGATGCCGCAGACGGTTGAAGCGATCAACCATGCGAAGGCAGCAAATGTTCCAATTATCGTTGCTGTAAACAAAATTGATAAGCCAAACGCAAATCCGGATAAAGTGAAGCAAGAGCTTACAGAATATGAATTGGTTCCAGAAGAGTGGGGCGGCGATACGATCTTTGTTAACTTGTCTGCGAAACAACGTATTAACTTGGATGGCTTGCTTGAGATGATTCTTCTTGTTGCGGAAGTCAACGAGTACAAAGCGAACCCAGACAAGCGTGCTCGCGGTACAGTTATTGAAGCTGAGCTTGACAAAGGCCGCGGTCCAGTCGCACGTATCCTTGTGCAACATGGTACACTTCGCGTTGGGGATGCCTTCGTTGCAGGGAACTGCTTCGGTCGTGTCCGTGCAATGGTCAACGACAAAGGTCGTCGTCTGAAAGAAGCGGGTCCTTCGACGCCTGTTGAGATTACAGGTCTTACGGAAGTTCCGCTAGCAGGCGATCCGTTCATGGGCTTCGAAGATGAGCGTAAGGCACGTGCTATCGCCGATCGTCGTGCAATCACGCAACGTCAGTCTGAGCTTAATGCGAATACACGTGTTACGCTAGATGATCTGTTCAAGCACATCAAAGACGGCGAGATCAAAGACCTGAACGTCATTATCAAAGGGGACGTGCAAGGTTCTGTTGAAGCATTGAAAGGCTCCTTGGCGAAAATCGAAGTTGAAGGCGTACGCGTTAAGATCATCCACAGCGGTGTTGGTGCGCTTACAGAATCCGATATCATCCTAGCAGCTGCTTCGAATGCAATCGTGATCGGATTTAACGTTCGTCCAGACAACCAAGCGAAGCTTACTGCGGAGCAAGAGAAAGTCGATGTTCGTCTGCACCGTGTTATTTATAGCGTGATCGAAGAAATCGAACAAGCGATGAAAGGGATGCTTGATCCTGAATATCGTGAGAACGTTATTGGTCATGCGGAAGTGCGTAACATTTTCAAAATCAACAAAATGTCGATCGCGGGTTGTATGGTTACATCCGGTAAAATTAGTCGTTCGGCAGAAGTTCGCGTCATTCGCGAAGGTATTGTAATATTTGAAGGCAAAATCGATTCCTTGAAACGCTTCAAAGACGATGCCAAAGAAGTAGCGCAAGGCTACGAGTGCGGTATTACCATTGAGCGCTTCAATGACATTAAAGAGGGAGATATTATCGAAGCCTTTGTCATGGAAACGGTAGAGCGTAAGTAGAGAGGTGATACACCCATGGCTAAAATTCGTGTAGGACGTGTTGGCGAGCAACTGAAAAAGGAGCTCAGCCAGCTCATCCAATCTGAACTGAAAGACCCTCGGATCGGTTTCGTAACCGTGACAGGGGTTGAAGTAACTAATGATTTGTCGCAAGCTCGCGTGTTCTTGAGCGTACTCGGGGATGAAGAGCAGAAGAATAATACATTAAAGGCGCTTGCAAAAGCAAACGGATTTCTACGGTCCGAATTAGGTAAAAGAATCCGCCTTCGTCATACCCCGGAGCTTCTCTTTAAATTCGACTCATCCATTGAATACGGAAGTCGGATTGAGAAGATTCTCGGTGAAATCCAAGATGGGGAATGAGGAATAATGTTGACTGTTAACGATACGTTATATGCGGAACAATTAGTGGCCGCATATAACTTCATTCATCAGCATGACGATTTCCTGGTAGTATCACACGTCCAACCGGACGGTGATGCTGCCAGTTCAACCGTCGCAATCGGTTGGTTATTGTCACAGCTAGGCAAGAAATTCACGATGATCAATGAAGGAGCTATTCCTGGCCGACTTGGCTTTTTATGGTCCTCGAATGAAATACATAATTATACACTTGAACCGTTAAACCGTACTTTTAGCACGGTTATTTGTGTAGATTGCGCTGATTTCTCAAGAACAGGTAAAGTGCAGCAACTCTTCACAGAAGACAGAGTGCTCCTCAATATTGATCATCATCCGACGAATGATCACTTCGGCACGGTCAATTTGATCAAGGTCGACGCTGCAGCAACGGCGGAGATTCTGTTCGATCTGATGAATCAATTTGCGATCACATGGCATGTTGACATCGCGACGGCACTCTATACCGGGATTCTTACCGATACAGGCGGTTTCCGTTATGCGAATACGACGCCTCGTGTTATGGAGATTATTTCTCAGCTGCTTACCTATGGTGTGAACGGGCATTGGCTTGCTGATCATTTGCTGGAAAAGATGTCTATGGCACAAATGCTTCTTTTAACGAAAGCATTGTCAAGATTGACCTTCACGGAAGATAATCGCGTTGGCTATATTTACGTAACGCCAGAAGATATGGCAGAGACAGGTGCGGTCAATGAAGATCTCGAAGGATTAGTGAATTATCCGCGCAACATTGAAGGTGTGGATGTAGGGATTCTATTCAAGCAAGTAAGCGATACAGCAGTCAAAATTAGCCTGCGTTCGAACGAGAACGTGAATGTAGCCAACATCGCGCAGTCTTTTGGCGGCGGCGGTCATGTTCGTGCTTCTGGCTGCAGAGTTGAAGGAACATTGCAAGATGTGATAAATCAAGTTGTAGAACGAGTGAGGCAGCAATTATGATTGAACTTGATGGAATTTTACCTGTATTGAAGCCGGCAGGCTGGACGTCACATGATGTCGTTGCCAAGGTGCGTGGTCTGATTCGTATGAAGCGAATTGGCCACACGGGCACCTTAGATCCTGCGGTAACCGGCGTATTGCCGCTTTGCCTAGGACGAGCTACGCGACTCGTGGAGTATTTGCAAGAACTTCCTAAGGAGTACGAAGCTGTTCTTCGTCTAGGCATTGCGACAGACACTGAAGATTTGACAGGAGAAGTTATAGAACGTATGGATCCGGTTCACGTAACAGAGGAACAAGTCCGGGAAGTTATTCAATCGTTCGTTGGCACCATTGAACAAGTTCCTCCGATGTATTCAGCAGTAAAAGTAGATGGGAAACGGCTATACGAGCTTGCGCGAGAAGGTAAAGTAGTCGAGCGTAAATCGAGAGAAGTCACGATCTATAAGATCGAGGTACTACAGCTGCAGCTTCAAGGACCAGAGCCGGAAATTCATTTTCGTGTCCTTTGCTCCAAAGGGACCTATATTCGAACACTCTGTGTTGATATAGGGAGAGCATTAGGCGTACCAGCGACAATGGCTTCGCTTGTTCGTACCATGTCTGCGAATATGACGAGAGAACATGGTCTGACACTCGAACAAATAGCGGAATACAAACAACAGGGGACTTTGCAAGAGCATCTCATTCCTATGGATGTATCGGTGTCGCATCTACCCGCCCACACGATTGCTCCCGACAAAGCGCACCAAGCGGTTCAAGGCCAGAAAATATCAGGCAGGGCAGTATCCCCAGCCGTGGATCAGTCCGGATGTATTCGGTTATACTCGCCAGAAGGACAATTTTATGGTATCTTCGAGAGAAAGCCGGAAGAGACGTTCATAAGACCAGTCAAAGTCTTCTTACCGTAAAATGCTTACTTTGCAGCTAATTCTGATAAATAGAATTGCAGGTGTTGATTAACGTGAAAAAAATTACAATATCTTATCCGCTCACACCGGATCAAATGGAACAATTCCGTAAACCGCAAGCGATGGCATTAGGTTATTTTGATGGCGTGCATCTTGGACATCAACAAGTGATTGGCGGAGCTGTTGCCTATGCAAGAGCGCAGGGGATTCCAGCTTCAGTCATGACCTTTCATCCGAAACCGCGCGAAGTGCTTCGCAAAGAAAAACATAGCAACTATATTACGCCGCTTAGCGAGAAGCTTGAAGTCATGGCTCGCTTAGGTGTAGACCAACTATTTGTCGTGCGTTTTGACGAAGCCTTCTCACATATTTCACCCGCAACATTTGTGGAAGAGTTCCTACTAGCGCTTGAAGTCCAACATGCTGTCGTTGGGTTTGATTATGCATTTGGCTATAAAGGCGAGGGGAATCCAGAGATGCTGCGGGTGCTTGGCCAAGGCAAGATGACGGTCGATGTCATTCAGCCATGGCTGCTGTCTGGATTGAAGGTGAGCAGTACACTCATTCGCAAACACTTAAGCGAAGGTAAAGTAGAAGAAGCCAATACGCTGCTTGGACGACCGTATACGGTTCATGGAACGGTTATTGCAGGTGAGGGACGAGGCAATACGATTGGCTATCCTACGGCTAATATCGACCCGACCGATGCGTACTTGATTCCGTGTAATGGCGTATATGCTGTTCAGGTCTCTCTGGGGGAGAAGAAGTATGGCGGTGTCATGAACGTTGGTGTCAAGCCAACCTTCCACAAAGACGGAATGAAGCAGACGCTTGAAGCGCATTTGTTCGATTTCAATGAGGATATTTATGGGGAACAGGTTCGGATTGAATTTATCGAATATATTCGCCCAGAGCAGCGCTTCAGCTCGGTTCAAGAGTTGATCGCGCAGATCCATCGTGACGCGGATACAGCAAGAGCGATTCTAGCTTCAAAGTAGACATTTACATTTCGATATGGAATGTGCTATACTGAGTAACGTTGTTGTCTTCATGGACAACATCATTAACCTTAGCTTGGTTATACGTCTCACCATCGTTGACGAGGCTAATGGCGATTATATTGAAGGAGGTGAATAGGATGGCATTAACTCAAGAGCGTAAAACGCAACTTATTGAGGAACACAAAAAACATGCAACTGATACAGGTAGCCCTGAGGTGCAAGTTGCTGTCCTAACTGAGAACATTAAGAACTTGACTGACCACTTGCGTACGCATAAGAAAGATCACCACTCACGTCGCGGTCTTTTGAAAATGGTAGGTCAACGCCGTAAGCTTCTTGCTTACTTGAAGAACAAAGATGTTCAACGTTACAGTGCTTTGATCGAAAAGCTAGGACTTCGTCGCTAATATACGACAAACTGCAGCCTGGTTGTTCACCGCATGCGCTTCGATGCCGTGCGGGAGCAACCGGGTTGCTTTTTATAAAAGCAGGAAATAATAATACATATGAAGAAAATTAAAGAAGAGCGATGAGGAGGGATTTCATGGAAAAGCGTATTGAAATGCAACTTGGCGGCAGAACGTTGATCTTAGAGACGGGTGTTCTTGCCAAACAAGCGAACGCAGCGGTTAAAGTCCAATATGGAGACACCGTTGTATTATGTACAGTTACTGCTTCGTCCGAACCGAAAGATTTGGACTTTTTCCCGTTGACGGTCAATTATGAAGAACGTCTGTATGCCGTTGGTAAAATTCCTGGTGGATTTATTAAACGTGAAGGTAGACCAAGCGAGAAGGCTATTCTTGCGAGCCGTCTAACAGACCGTCCGATTCGTCCGTTATTCCCGGATGGATTCCGTAACGATGTTCAGATCGTTAACCTAGTGATGAGCGTAGACCAAGATTGTTCGCCTGAAATTGCAGCGATGATCGGTACTTCGGCTTCCCTAAGTATCTCGGACGTGCCTTTCAACGGACCGATTGGCGGCGTTGTCGTTGGACGTATTGACGGTCAATTTGTGATCAATCCAACGGTTGCGCAGGAAGAGAAGAGCGATTTGTACCTTGTTGTAGCAGGTACGAAGGACGCAATCATGATGGTTGAAGCAGAAGCGAACGAAGTTCCTGAAGAAGTGATGCTCGAAGCGATTATGTTCGGACATGACGCGATCAGGGAAATCGTAGCCGTTATTGAACAATTTACAGAGCAAGCAGGCAAGCCGAAGATGGAAGTGAAGCTTCATGCGGTGAATACATCCGTGAATGAAGAGGTTCGTGCGTTCGCGCAAGCGCGCCTTGTTGAGGCTGTTAAGATTGCTGAGAAGCACGCGCGTCAAGATGCGATCGATTCCATTAGCGCGGAAGCTATTGCTCATTTCGAACAACAATATATTGAACAGGACGAGCTTCTAGATGATGTGAAAGAAATTTTGCATGACATCGTAAAAGAAGAAGTTCGCCGATTGATTACACATGATAAAGTAAGACCAGATGGCCGGAAACTTGATGAAATTCGTCCGATTTCCTGCGATATTAACTTGTTGCCTCGTACGCACGGTTCTGGTCTATTTACGCGTGGACAAACACAGGCATTAAGCATTTGTACATTAGGTGCGCTTGGCGATGTTCAGATTTTGGACGGCATCGGTCTTGAAGAAACGAAACGTTTCATGCATCATTACAATTTCCCGCCGTTCAGCGTAGGGGAAGCAAGACCGCTTCGTCCTCCAGGTCGTCGTGAGATTGGACATGGAGCACTTGGCGAGCGCGCATTAATGAAGGTTATCCCTTCGGAAGTCGATTTCCCATACACGATCCGTTTAGTATCTGAGGTACTTGAGTCGAATGGTTCAACGTCCCAAGCGAGTATCTGTGCAAGTACACTTGCAATGATGGATGCTGGTGTACCAATCAAGGCTCCGGTTGCAGGTATTGCTATGGGTCTTATTAAAGACGGGGAGCATGTATCTATCCTGTCCGATATTCAAGGGATGGAAGATCACCTCGGGGATATGGACTTCAAAGTTGCGGGTACTGCAGAAGGCGTAACGGCAATCCAAATGGATATCAAGATCGATGGTATTGATCGTCAGATTCTGGCGAATGCATTGACACAAGCCAAAGAAGGGCGCATGCACATTCTATCCAAGATGTTAGAAGTGATTAATCAGCCGAAGGAAAGCTTATCGCCATATGCACCGAAGATCTTGACGATGCAGATCAACCCGGATAAAATTCGTGATGTTATTGGTGCTGGCGGTAAGATCATCAATAAAATTATCGAAGAGACAGGGGTAAAAATCGATATCGAGCAAGATGGCCGCGTATTTATCGCATCTTCCAACCAAGAGATGAATGAGAAAGCACGCTCCATTATTGAAGGTATCGTAAGAGAAGTGGTTGTTGGTGAAATTTACCTTGGTACGGTGAAACGTGTTGAGAAATTTGGCGCATTCGTTGAAATTCTACCAGGTAAAGAAGGACTTGTTCATATCTCACAACTATCTACTGAGCGTGTAGCGAAAGTGGAGGATGTTGTTGCTGTTGGCGATTCGATCACGGTGAAAGTGACTGAAATCGATCAGCAAGGTCGTGTGAACTTGTCACGCAAAGCCGTTTTGGTTGCACAACAAGCACCTGCACAATCTTAATCCAAATTTAGGATACATCGAAGAGACAGAGCTCATCTGTTTCTTTTTTTGTCTTTGTGGACATATTCCCCCTCACGTTCTCATATAGATTAGGACAAATTAGTCGAGGGGACGAATTGTCGATGATGCGCAAGAAACTATTTATGATCATTAGCAGCTTCATCATTTTTCTTTTACTTGCAGAGTGGACGGGGTATCGGGAGACGATCGCGGTATGGAGAGGCACACAGCCTACGACGAACGCTTTTGAATGGTTCAGAGCCGATGCTTCCGATGCACTCATGAAAAGGATCATGCAGGAAGCCGACCAACGGCGGATAGCACCAATTGAGCCTCGCATTGATCGCGTATGGAAGCTGATTCCCGGATATAATGGGATTGAAGTTGATGTCGAGAAGACCTATCAGTTGAATCATGCCTCTGCCGATGGGGACCCAATCAAGTACGTCTACAAGGAAGTATCGCCAACGAAGAGCTTGGATGATTTGCCTGTGAATCCGATGTATCGGGGAAATCCCGAGAAGCCCATGGTGTCGTTAATGATCAATGTCGCTTGGGGCGATGAGTTTATCGTTCCGATGCTGGATACGCTTGATGCGGAAAAGGTGAAAGCGACTTTTTTCTTCGATGGAAAGTGGCTCGCTTCACATGTCGATATGGCGAAGGAAATCCAGCGGCGAGGACACCAACTTGAGAATCATGCTTATTCGCATAAAGATATGAGTAAATTAGGTGAGTATGAGGCAACGCAAGAAATTGCCAAGACGCAGAACTTGCTGAAGGAGAAACTTGGCGTCGAGAACAAGTGGTTTGCCCCGCCG
Proteins encoded:
- the pnp gene encoding polyribonucleotide nucleotidyltransferase produces the protein MEKRIEMQLGGRTLILETGVLAKQANAAVKVQYGDTVVLCTVTASSEPKDLDFFPLTVNYEERLYAVGKIPGGFIKREGRPSEKAILASRLTDRPIRPLFPDGFRNDVQIVNLVMSVDQDCSPEIAAMIGTSASLSISDVPFNGPIGGVVVGRIDGQFVINPTVAQEEKSDLYLVVAGTKDAIMMVEAEANEVPEEVMLEAIMFGHDAIREIVAVIEQFTEQAGKPKMEVKLHAVNTSVNEEVRAFAQARLVEAVKIAEKHARQDAIDSISAEAIAHFEQQYIEQDELLDDVKEILHDIVKEEVRRLITHDKVRPDGRKLDEIRPISCDINLLPRTHGSGLFTRGQTQALSICTLGALGDVQILDGIGLEETKRFMHHYNFPPFSVGEARPLRPPGRREIGHGALGERALMKVIPSEVDFPYTIRLVSEVLESNGSTSQASICASTLAMMDAGVPIKAPVAGIAMGLIKDGEHVSILSDIQGMEDHLGDMDFKVAGTAEGVTAIQMDIKIDGIDRQILANALTQAKEGRMHILSKMLEVINQPKESLSPYAPKILTMQINPDKIRDVIGAGGKIINKIIEETGVKIDIEQDGRVFIASSNQEMNEKARSIIEGIVREVVVGEIYLGTVKRVEKFGAFVEILPGKEGLVHISQLSTERVAKVEDVVAVGDSITVKVTEIDQQGRVNLSRKAVLVAQQAPAQS
- a CDS encoding L7Ae/L30e/S12e/Gadd45 family ribosomal protein, with product MSKVKSYLGLAMRAGKLITGDEIVLKAVRAGGAHLVIVAGDASENTKKKFRDKCHTYNVPLAIGFDRGTLGECIGKAERVVLAVTDPGFFRMISKEMLILSEVEYIE
- the rbfA gene encoding 30S ribosome-binding factor RbfA, producing the protein MAKIRVGRVGEQLKKELSQLIQSELKDPRIGFVTVTGVEVTNDLSQARVFLSVLGDEEQKNNTLKALAKANGFLRSELGKRIRLRHTPELLFKFDSSIEYGSRIEKILGEIQDGE
- the infB gene encoding translation initiation factor IF-2, with translation MSKQDNKDNKDKLRVYEYAKSLNMSSKEIITIMKRLDIPVNNHMSVMENDTVSRVEQFFRDIKANAAAKRSGSDKGQVSSPSNPPAAVQQGNGSTSQTSKPSEMATISAKPSHVKPQGQREGGNTVTQSKPAGQQQPNRHGQSTNPSRDGRDQHKPRQPEKQGNHQMNNNSKNQDQRRTMGNPNGTSNGKANSGQRPGQGRPFQGNTSNNSQATRPQNHGNQAQAPNKFNGNSGKQVDEGEEFVSVTKPASAPKKTKPNQKRFDDNKVSNFKGNQGGGYNNRGGRNQRGRGQQPVQEKREKIDNTPKKIIVRGNMTVGETAKLLHKDASEVIKKLIFLGVMATINQELDLDTIQLLASEFKVEVEIKIPVEEDRFEDVEEVDDEADLKTRPPVVTIMGHVDHGKTTLLDAIRSTNVTSGEAGGITQHIGAYQVETNGKKITFLDTPGHEAFTTMRARGAEVTDITIIVVAADDGVMPQTVEAINHAKAANVPIIVAVNKIDKPNANPDKVKQELTEYELVPEEWGGDTIFVNLSAKQRINLDGLLEMILLVAEVNEYKANPDKRARGTVIEAELDKGRGPVARILVQHGTLRVGDAFVAGNCFGRVRAMVNDKGRRLKEAGPSTPVEITGLTEVPLAGDPFMGFEDERKARAIADRRAITQRQSELNANTRVTLDDLFKHIKDGEIKDLNVIIKGDVQGSVEALKGSLAKIEVEGVRVKIIHSGVGALTESDIILAAASNAIVIGFNVRPDNQAKLTAEQEKVDVRLHRVIYSVIEEIEQAMKGMLDPEYRENVIGHAEVRNIFKINKMSIAGCMVTSGKISRSAEVRVIREGIVIFEGKIDSLKRFKDDAKEVAQGYECGITIERFNDIKEGDIIEAFVMETVERK
- the truB gene encoding tRNA pseudouridine(55) synthase TruB; this translates as MIELDGILPVLKPAGWTSHDVVAKVRGLIRMKRIGHTGTLDPAVTGVLPLCLGRATRLVEYLQELPKEYEAVLRLGIATDTEDLTGEVIERMDPVHVTEEQVREVIQSFVGTIEQVPPMYSAVKVDGKRLYELAREGKVVERKSREVTIYKIEVLQLQLQGPEPEIHFRVLCSKGTYIRTLCVDIGRALGVPATMASLVRTMSANMTREHGLTLEQIAEYKQQGTLQEHLIPMDVSVSHLPAHTIAPDKAHQAVQGQKISGRAVSPAVDQSGCIRLYSPEGQFYGIFERKPEETFIRPVKVFLP
- a CDS encoding DHH family phosphoesterase — encoded protein: MLTVNDTLYAEQLVAAYNFIHQHDDFLVVSHVQPDGDAASSTVAIGWLLSQLGKKFTMINEGAIPGRLGFLWSSNEIHNYTLEPLNRTFSTVICVDCADFSRTGKVQQLFTEDRVLLNIDHHPTNDHFGTVNLIKVDAAATAEILFDLMNQFAITWHVDIATALYTGILTDTGGFRYANTTPRVMEIISQLLTYGVNGHWLADHLLEKMSMAQMLLLTKALSRLTFTEDNRVGYIYVTPEDMAETGAVNEDLEGLVNYPRNIEGVDVGILFKQVSDTAVKISLRSNENVNVANIAQSFGGGGHVRASGCRVEGTLQDVINQVVERVRQQL
- a CDS encoding polysaccharide deacetylase family protein — protein: MMRKKLFMIISSFIIFLLLAEWTGYRETIAVWRGTQPTTNAFEWFRADASDALMKRIMQEADQRRIAPIEPRIDRVWKLIPGYNGIEVDVEKTYQLNHASADGDPIKYVYKEVSPTKSLDDLPVNPMYRGNPEKPMVSLMINVAWGDEFIVPMLDTLDAEKVKATFFFDGKWLASHVDMAKEIQRRGHQLENHAYSHKDMSKLGEYEATQEIAKTQNLLKEKLGVENKWFAPPSGDFNAETVRIAHRLNLKTVLWTLDTVDWKKPTPSSIVDKISRKVEAGSLILMHPTSSSSGALKGMIRVIKQRGYTLGTIDEMVSTKRVEKAKVE
- a CDS encoding bifunctional riboflavin kinase/FAD synthetase, whose translation is MKKITISYPLTPDQMEQFRKPQAMALGYFDGVHLGHQQVIGGAVAYARAQGIPASVMTFHPKPREVLRKEKHSNYITPLSEKLEVMARLGVDQLFVVRFDEAFSHISPATFVEEFLLALEVQHAVVGFDYAFGYKGEGNPEMLRVLGQGKMTVDVIQPWLLSGLKVSSTLIRKHLSEGKVEEANTLLGRPYTVHGTVIAGEGRGNTIGYPTANIDPTDAYLIPCNGVYAVQVSLGEKKYGGVMNVGVKPTFHKDGMKQTLEAHLFDFNEDIYGEQVRIEFIEYIRPEQRFSSVQELIAQIHRDADTARAILASK
- the rpsO gene encoding 30S ribosomal protein S15, which translates into the protein MALTQERKTQLIEEHKKHATDTGSPEVQVAVLTENIKNLTDHLRTHKKDHHSRRGLLKMVGQRRKLLAYLKNKDVQRYSALIEKLGLRR